The Glycine soja cultivar W05 chromosome 9, ASM419377v2, whole genome shotgun sequence sequence AATTATGGGTTCTAGAATTCTATAATTTTCTATAGGTTTCAGTTTGCTAGCTAGTTATTAGACTGCTGGATTCTGAATAGGGTTTATCCcagatttattgtattttttgtttctagGTAATGTCCAGTCATGCTTCTTTAAAATCTAATTATTTGAAACCCATTTCTCAGAGCCTGCACTTTTTAATGTGtttctgaaattcttcattTTTAGCTATTCATTATCCTTGCAATCTCTTATTTCACATGGTTGTACAATTcaaattaacttcagattttGGGTTTAGTTTGATGTTTGCTCTCGAAGCAGTCTGGAATTTTCTGTCCTTGTAGGCGACTAGGCGGGTTCGGTTAATCATTTCTTATGGTTTTGTTTGTACTTTGTAGGAAGCACTCAAGACTAGTGTGGAAGCTTCAGTCGTTCCTGCATTTGAGATGTCTTGCAAGGCTTTGTTTGAGCAAATTgatatcaaatttcaaaatggACTTGTGAAGCACACAACTGCTATTCAACAGCAGTTTGATTCTACTCATTCTCCACTAGCCATGACTTTGAGGGTATGTGTAGGATGCTTTTTGAAAGCAGCTAATATGACTTTTACCTTTGATGTTGTTTTTCCTGCCATAGGTTTTTTAGCCTTACTTATGGactctattttttatgtttccttTGTTAGCAAAGATATTGTTACACTTTGGTTTTAAGTTATGTGGCACAGTCAGATGCAACCTAAATAGTTTTTGTGATAGATGGTTGAATAATTTGTTCCTTCTGAGAAGTGTAtagttcatttctttttttttttttttgtattttttaaaggaGTAATTTGTGATAGATGACCTATCatgattgtttttcttttttaaaaaaaaaaacaaaatggattATTTTAGAAACTGCAAGTTTTTTTCACTTCTCAGCTGCCATAACAACTTACAAGGCAAAACGTCCAGTTATTTTTTACCTACATATGCATATCTACAAGATGTTTGAATCTTGTCTCATTGTTGGGAACAAGAAGCTAATTTATTATGAATCAAGAGTCTTGATTCATGACTGTCATATGGTGGGCCATCCTCACTACCATGTGCCAAATATATTAGTGGCCTTTCCTCTCTTTATGTCTGATTTGTCATGTTTGAAAACTCAATATGTAGTGTTATGATTTCACAGGATACAATTAATTCAGCATCATCAATCACACAAACTTTGAGTGGACAATTGGCTGATGGCCAACGTAAACTGCTAGCAATTGCAACTAATTCCAAAGTAGCTGCAGATCCCTTTGTAGCGCAAATCAACAATGGCTTGCATGAGATGGTATGTTTGTTTGTCATTTCCTTTTATCTTCCTATTTTGATGAGTGTGCTTGATATTTCATACTGGGAGATGACTTACACTTTGACAGACTGAGGATCCTACCAAAGAACTATCAAGGTTGATAAGCGAGGGCAAATTTGAGGAAGCATTTACGGGAGCCCTTCATAGAAGTGACGTTTCGATAGTTTCTTGGTTATGTTCTCAGGTATGATAATCGTTCATCTGTTGACTTGAGTCGCTACTCAGAATTACATTTTGTTTGAAATGGTGGTTAGAAAGAActagcaaaatgaaacaaagcaaaaggggagcttctttttttctaaattcaACTGTAGATAGTGGATAACTTCTTCTGTATATTCCAAGCAAATATTAAGTGATTCTGGGGAAATGTTATTAACCTGTAGATTTTGAGTTTTTCCTAtggcaaaattgtaaatttctGGGGGTCCTCCATGAAAATAGTAAGCAGAGTTTAAATGTGAAATTGATTTGCAGTTCCTATAATATACCTTGGCATAATGGAAAGTTTGCTACCTTGTGACCTGAGGCTCCTTCACTTGTGGGGGCAAAGCACCACACATCTACTTTTCTCATACAGCGCTAGGTGGGAGCCTTGTGCATTGGACCGCcccatattttatttcttgtttaaGGGTGAAATCACATCTCATAATCCCATTCCAGTCTATCCAACTTtcccaaaacaaaatctaatCAGACCTCTACATATCATTGTTGttttaacacattttttgtAGTTTGTATGGTTATATCTGATAAAGTCAACGACAATGTCTCTAATGTATAGTTTCACATCTCTTCATAACCAGGTTGATTTAGCCCGTATTTTGGCAATGGTGCCACTGCCATTAAGCCAAGGAGTACTTCTGTCTCTTCTGCAACAGTTGTCCTGTGACATCAATACAGAGACACCCAAAAAATTGACATGGATGACAGATGTGGCTGCTGCTATAAACCCGGCAGATCCAAGGATTGCAGCACATGTGCGGCAAATATTAGATCAAGTGTCCCGAACACTGGGCCATCATCGGATTTTACCAACTACCTCCCCTTCAGAAGCGAGCACAATTCGCCTTCTCATGCATGTCATAAACTCGGTCTTGTTGAGCTGTAAATGACATTGTTGTATTTTTATCATCTGTGCAGAAAGTGTTGAGTATCAACTTTGGTTTGTATAGATATTTAGATAGTTTGGAGAGGGGGGATGAAGTGAACTACTGTATGTAGTTGTTTTGGTACAATTGATTTGTGTGAAAtagtttcactttttttttgtatgcttaATTGTTTACATTTTGCCCTGGCCCCCTCCTCCTTAGGTTGTCTTTACACTTTATAGAGATATTATTATTGCCTTCACCCTGATGGACAAGGAAAAGTGTGACATCCTCATGCAAAGAAGTCAGCATTGCAATGACAGTTATTTCCAAGCTGCCTTTGGAGTGTAAACAAAACTCCAGGGTAGGCAGCAGTTGAGGCTGGGAGTGGCTGTAGCAAGTATTGACTGGTCATTGTATCCTGCTACAGCAGGCTTGGCcttgtaaaagattttgtgattCTTAATAGTTGAGAACATGGGAGTGGCTTCAGAGGCTGTATTGTTTTGCTAGGATATTTTATGTGGGTTGATTCGGGTGGCAGTTTCCTATAGAGGTAGTTAAGAATGTCCGCAACATTTCAGATTATGTAAACTTTATACTAAATATAGCCACAGTAGCAAATTGAGTTTGACTTGAGACCTCCCTCCTAAATTTCATTTCAGATTCTTGCCAGAGCCCTAGTTTTTATGTACAACCTACTCTAGAGTTCAGATTCCCTTCACcaagtgaaaaattaaaaaaaaaaacaaaaaaaaaatgtatgtctAACTCTGGTTGTTACTGTTTTACTGAATCAAAGGCATAGGTGCAAAGTTTAAGTGTGTTTAACTTGCTCATGCTAGCACTATAAATATTTCTAACAGCTTATAAATTGTTTGGTTCCACGTTTTGGATATGATTTTTGAAAACTAATAGTTAGAACTTCTACGTggatgtttggtttggtttgtaCTTTAAAAAATACTGTGACACGTTCTAGTGTAAATCCaacgaataaaaataaaatgaatataaaaacaATGATCTTGGTTTGTTGGCAATGACTTTTGTTTTAAAGCATAATTTTACAACGGATTTCCAAACATGTTCTACATCATAAACAtgatttttccatttttaataagtttctaAATACTCAATCAGTGTGTTTGTTTTAGCACAAGAAATTCACAAGCAATGCAAAAGCAACTGTTGTCGACATCCGGTAGTAACCAATGTGTTACCAAACCGGAGCAGATCCTCTGCAGTGAGAAAAAGCTTGATCCTCGGCAGTATTAAATCTcaccatttatttttttttaaaattccattttataataaaaaaatattatattaataaaatctaatataaGGTTAGGTTCTTTATCGTGGTAATGCCACTGCAGATGATTCATTCCCTAACCTAACCCTAACTAAACACACTAATAATGTATCATTGAAGTGATTGGTCCCAATGAGGCTTAACGTCTATTATAGATTCTAGGCCATTATACGACAGAAGTACATAAATCACAAGATAACCTGCCACAAGCCAAGTACCAATCTCGTTGGTGCCTAAGCAAATACCAATCTCTAGGAAGAAAGAAAACCCTAAAAAGgtaaaaacaatatattttaattagagTGAGTACACTTCCACGATAAAGATTTTATTATATCGTTATTTATCAATACATTAAGTGTTGTATGAAAATTATACCCCAAGTGTTGTATAATATACACGTTATCGTTATTTAGAGGATTTacaattagttaataatataattttcttttacacaAGTGTTGTATGAAAATTATACCCCAAGTTACTCTTAGTGGGATGATACCTCAAGTTTTGTTAATGGTGAATTCCTTCCTAACATGACAACGTTTTCCAACTACAGATTATGTTAGCTTGATTGGGTTTTTTGGCTTGGTCCCCCCGACTTGTTCATCCTTTTTTGCTCTCTTTTAATGATATTTGGTGTGGTCTCTTGGTAGATTTGTATGGATGTGAATATAGTTGGGATGCATATACACCCTTCATAGATTTtacactaactttgtaaaaaaaaatgtattatatgaaaattaaactcattttgCATGCATGAAATCaccataaaatcataaaaaaattaaaatatgttttttgtcttcataaaatttgaaacatatgaattttgtttttgtaaaattttagtatattttttatcctcgtaaaattgaaatgtatcatttttttatcgTAAAGGGTCGGACATctattatatgtataattaatgtaaaaaatcataatcatatttttaaatttatccaaTTTGAGCGATTTCTAGGTCAACATTTGACACATTTCAATTtaacgaaaatgaaaaaatatattttagttaaaaaaaacatagtttttgTGCAACACAATACCACCACACGTGATTAGCTGTGGAGAAGTAATTAACAAAGCTATAATAAAGAtgcacctcttttttttattattcattgcCTTGATTTTCCTTGCGGTCTTTCCTTTTCCAAAATTAGCAACGCCAAAAGAGGAGCTAACTCCTATCTCACATCAAATGGCTGATGTTATAGATTGGACCTACCGCAAGCGAAGGGTGCATGTGTAACAAATTTACATGCACGTGTGCATGTGTGCGACTGATTATTTTTGTGTGCTGTGTTTTGAGTTGGAAGATACGGTTTTACttttaccttaaaaaaaaagcatagcgTGTGTGCAAAGCTCACCATttctaaatcatcattttttttctttacattaaCCTTACCACCACCAACATAGAAAACATAGATATACGTTCCTAAGCCCCTACATACCTGTCCCTTTGGCCTCAAGACTCAGGTATCCAACTCTACCATTTCTTAGGATAATAAATCATCATCATGAAAATTGTATCAATCGTTTCTTgaacattttgttttttcaacaTGAATTATAAGAGGTTTTTGTTGTTCACTTTTATAGTAACTTTTGTTTTTTCCATGTATATGTTAATTTCCATTTGTTCATTACAATTTTGATCTTAGTAGTACAACCTTtggatgtgttttttttttcacggtTGTGTTTGATAAAAGTGTGTCAAATGGGGTATTTGACATATATACGAGTTGATAATGTTTTTGGTGAATCTTCCATTGACAGAAAAGGTATCAAGGGTGCTCATAAATGGAACGGGGGAAGAATAAGAGAGCAAGAGAAGATGATGAAGTTGAGATTGGGTCTTCTTTTGAGAATTATAACAACAATATTGCAAAGAAGAGAAATGTATATGGCATAAGCttcaagaaggagaagaataaTGAAGTGGAAGAGAAAGATTGTTTCAAGGCATGGGATTATTCCCATTTGACAATGGGAGTGTTTGATTTCCCTTGGCTGAAAGATGGTGTCATATCCAAATCATATGAATGCTTGGATTTTGAAGACAATTTCTTGTCATCTCTAGAACGCCAAGACACtttcttcaaagcttcttcTGGCATTGATTTCTCTGAGGAGTATGGTTTGTGTGAAATTCCAGAGGCATCAATGGCTCATATTCAAGAAGCCAAGTTGGTTGAGGATATGTGGAAGCCATTTGAGAGTAATGGGTTGGAGCTGGAGCCAGAAGGTGGAGATTGTATTTGGAGCTTTTTACTCAATAAACCTCTTTGATAGAATTTGGATTCTTGTATTCATAATTCAAAAAGTTTTTGTAATTATCCCGaagaattgaaataaaattatggtAGAACTATGGCAGTTGTTGTATGAGGTCTAATCAATTATGCTAGATGCAACCACATAACGGATTTGATGTCATGTTCGAATTCACACTTCGATGATTTGAGAAGATGTCAGCAAACAACAAAGCCAAGAGAGCAATTGATAAACAACATTTGGTATTTCTCTTTCATGTTAATGGCTCCAAGCTACAATCTTCACATGGATTTGTCATCTTCAGGTTAAGGGTCTATAAATCTATTGATCAATTCTAGTCCGAGACCAATTttgtcactttttttctttgatcgtccaaataaaatttacatcGACTTGTATGCTAATCAATTAGAAAATGTAGTACACAAATATGAGACTTAAATTTATGCAACATGTATGTACATGCATTTACTATCTATTCTATGCAGGACATGTATATACCTTATATGTGGAATTCATGATATTTTCCCAGTTGAAAGGGATAGACTTCATGCCATTTCACCCCACAGAACCTAatgtaaaacattaaaaatttgaaCCTAGAATCTCAAAGTGGTGTATGTAATGCACAATCAGTATATGCAATGGTCCATGAAAATTGAAATCCAATTCTGTTCACTACTGTCCAAATTAAGCATTGGAGAGAATGAAACTTCATATGTAGTTCAGACAAATGGGAATTtgtgaatataatatatattagagAGTAGTAATTTGTAGCTTTGTGGAGTTACTATGTGGAAATGAGTGTAACGTTTGACTGTTTGAGGGTCCAAAGGTTGTTTTAACATTTATAGGAATCATAGAAAGCAATTTTGTCctcccataatttttttttgattaATAAGAAGTATCTAAAACTTCTTATTTGATTCTTAACTAATCTTTTCGTATCAGATCCATCATTTTGAGATAAAATAGCATCTCTAATTTTGATTTCATGTTCAAGTTAAAGATCGAATTTCAAATCTTGAGTAAAGAAATTAAGTGTCGAATTACTtgtactaataattttttatctatcaTGATGTCTTTTGATTGCTTTTGGAGTATGCTATTCAATTggatttttcattcattcataaaGTCAAATGATGAGAACCCGTTAGATCAAGATCGGATGACTCATATTTTATCTCCATAAACCATACTTGAAGCAGACATTTGAGATTTGAGCCATTCAATTTTCATAAACAACGGCTATGGTTTGCTGACTGCATGATGAAAAATTCAACTATATATGCTCACATGCATATCCAcacaatttgatttttgtttcttaacagcattttccatttatttttagTGGTCGACATAAGTATGTTGCTTTGATGACTTCTGTTGTATAAAGGCATCATACGTTACCTATCAAAATGATTGATTGAGTGCTGCTTGCTATAGTTGTGAGTGATTCaattctatttatatatatctGTGAACATTGATCCTTCTGAAAACTTTTCTCCTTGTTAGTGGAACGATTGCTTGGGCGTAGAGAAAATGGAAATCATAAATGTGTGGACATGCTCTTTATTTTCTGACaacaaacaacaataataatgagATGAACCCCAAAATACAAAGCATTCTCTATggattaattgtttttatttaattaatgtttttaatatataaattatattatatttaaaattatactaaataagtattttaaatatataaaatatattttaaatttataataaataatttaaattatgatttaaagttagctttaattattaatattttcttaaaagttgaaatgtaATTCAGAAATAGAGATAATGCATGATAAATTAAAACAGAAAGAAGATTAAGAAGATAAAATGAGAGTAATCTTGagacaagaattttttttaactaattaataatagtGATGGTGATGTGTGAAATGTACATTTAGAGGAAAGAAGATACTAGTATAATTAATAGAGTGAGAAGATGAGAGTTTCATTCTTCAAATCACTTTTTTTCTAgtttataataaacaaaataattatttgagatAAGactccttttttattattaagggGAGAAGAGACACAGGAGTAAAGATAAAGAATCAGCACGATGGTTTACAAACAATTCTCCTAACACAATTATTTGTATAGATCGTCACTTGAGGAGAAAGTTATTgtataaaacaatataatatgATATCTTCTATATTGTGATGATGTTACCATGGAGATTTCAatcttacaaaattatttaaatttttgctaGTAGACGGTAGTTGGACAAATTTCAAGTGGCAACAAAAGAATAGTtagtagaatttttttaatgtaaaataaaaaaattgttagcgGAGTTACTTCTGGCTGCTACCACGTTAGTAAGGACAATGCAAATAGATAGATACATTGAAGTTGTTGaaagataattaataataataataaaaaaagacagaGCATTTTAAGAAAAGCAAAACAAAGTTACTATATTGAATCTATGCATGACGCTATTTCCCAACTCCCATGGAAGTTGGTTccatttttctatttcttaGACTAAAATGCATCACAAATTCAAAgctcaaaatgaaaaatattaaaagaacatCAATAATTGGAAATGGTACTCTGCACTTTGGTAGATAGTTGCAATCTTTCATTGTGCCGACACTTTCGGTTTCTATTAATCTACTAATATTCCCTAAAACAATGTTGTAATTTGTGGTTTTCACATTTCCACAACACAAGCCATATTTTGGCAACAATCAAAATGTGAACAAAAATCTGCACATGTTTTATCTTTGAGGGAAAAATCTGCATATGGTTAGCCATATTTTATCATTTCGTTATCATGATACTAGAATATTTAGTAAACCAGGCTAGGGTGTTTGTGGATTGAATTGGATCTCTTTTAAAGGGAAAAATCATccaatttaatcattttaattttattaatttatcctTCAATTGATTTAGTATAAACTTTTAATCCAATCTAATTTAAAGCTGTTTTTGGAAGGGATTGGTTTTCGATtttaatcctatttttttatttttttaaaaatattaaataaaagataagatatataatgaatataataataaataatttcaaatatcaaatattttatttatatgtgattatataactaataagagaatatttattaactcaaatatttagtaaataaaaatagaaacgagtgatatatatattatgtttctgtttggtttctaaaattaaatttgaaatttgattcaatccaataaataattttgacttttcaattttttgattCCTTTTATTTTCGATTTATTTAGTTTTCGGTGTTTAGATGATTTTTTCGATTTGTATTAGATTGGATTGCTTTATGAATACTGCCTTCATGATTTTGCTGTATTCATGTgtactttttgtttttcatcttcAATGTTTCTGATGATTATAGACAATTAGGACCCAACTACGGAAAATGGTGAAGCAACCGACAATATGTTGCCCCCAATAATCACTCCTCCATCTCATGAAAATGTTGGTGAGACATAATTGTATGATAAATTATAGTATGATAGTGCACTAATAAGTCAAATATCTCTCTAGAAATGATGAAgatgataaatgtttttttttattgaattagatATCAAGAGTGTTATCTAATTCATTTGATCATAAATTAATTCTAGttgtgattcaattttttttttttacacaataatATTGAATATAAGTTCTCACTGAATAAATAATTCTTAATGATATAAATGCAACAAGATCTTCCACAAATGCTATAATTCTTTGAGTTAGATGACAAATGGTTTAGTACTACTGCAtgcttaatctttttttatttttatttttattaatagtccATGGAGAGCCAACGAAAGCACACATAGTGGCTGCACGTTACTTATTTAGGTCTAAGTTATAAAATACTACTAGTCAGAGTACAGGTTCAACcatattgtaaaaatattttagaagctagttaattaaaatatttagtgaGATTCATGTTTAAAAATTACCCCAAAAAGaatatcattaatataattaattgcaATGCTGATTTTTTTTCGTCGGTGCTTTTCTAGGTGCAATGTTTTTCTTGCTTCTATTATTATGTAcgagaaaataatatttgagtGTTTGATATTAGGAAAAACTTATTACAACTCACTTTATATAAATtcgaatattaaatataaaaataaaaatcctaatTTCACAATAGTTCAGTTTTATctggtgtatatatatatatatatatatatatatatatatatataatgtaaaaaagagagaaggaagCAACAATCACGCGGGTACGAGTGGCCAACCAAGCAATTTACATTCACATGTGATGGTGAACTAACTTCACGCGtacaataaataattcaattttactaatATTATCAACATAGTGACATGTATTCTTTCTTACCACTATAACTTGCTTGGATTGTTTCatgaaagaaatttatttatttatttttataacttataaataatgtttatttaattcaatttaaaaattatattcataattttttttactatctcaatatatatttttttatatactctttttttaagagtaaatagtgtactaaaagtgtaattttcaaattattattatataatatttaattacaaattaacttatataatgagtttattaacttttataacaattagtttaaaaattaaccaTGATCTCTAATTGGTTGATgatataacctttttttttataattttttttgttattccaTTTTTTGTAAATACTTTAATATACaccatgattttaaattttaatagaatgttttatttttaaaataattaatagaaattaccattttttaaatcttaattacttgaaaatatgtttttacaaacaataattaaataaatataacctttttatatactttatatatttattaattatcttaaCAATTTATTTGAATGCTGTAAAAAAAGCAATTAATTTGAATCAATACCTCTAATTCAATACACTAACTAACACACGTTTAACcgataataatttgtaaatttcaagttaacttttttttaaaaaaaaagacaagttaACTTATACTActaaattcttttaattaattttattaaatacaatttaCATCAACCGATAGGTTATTGATTCTAGTGATCTCAAACTTAATTTTAGATtccattaataataattaatcaatttttttataaaaattaatcatcaataaaatttgtcaatattccacataatataaaaagaataatttacttCATCAAATTACTATTAATTTGCAATAAAGTTCATTTGTCACCAATATATCTTGATTTGCCCGTTTTCTTTCATCTTTCTAACGACATTACATAAATCATTGTTCTTAGGAGCAAAAAAAGTTGACGTTTGCAAATAGTGACACGCCAAATTAAGTTACACACAGAAAGACTCGTTCGTTTCCTTCTCTCACTTCCCCTTTTCTCGTCCATTGGTTCACTtcttttcattctctctctctctgagaaGGGTAAGAAGCCATTCAAGGAAATAAAAATCGCAGTCTTCAAAGAACGGGCACACAAGAAAGCgcgtttttttttcctctcaacgTAACGGATTTTCTCCTTCACTGTTTCCAACATACCCAGagggaaaagagaaagtgggtcttcttttcttctcagaAAGTTTCATTCTTGGCTTCgaatctcttcattttcttgaTCTCTGTCCAAAGGGTCTCGTGTAGTGtagtgcctttttttttttttttcctctttttctcgCTCTAGAGAATGGTGGCAGTGAGAAACATTGTGCTGCTGTTGCTTTGCATTACTGTTGTGGCTCCGATTGTGCTCTACACTGATCGCCTTGGCACCTTTGAGTCCCCTTCAAGTGAGTTTCAATTACTTTTCTTTATTCAAATTCATTTGCTTTGGCTATTTGCTAatggttttagttttctttgtgtttgtttttggaATGCATTCTGCAGACAAACAGGAGTTTATTGAAGATGTCACTGCTTTTGTAAGTGGTGATCTTGAATGATTCTTCAGTTCTTTTAGTAaaggttgagagagagagatcttTGAGTTTCTGaatattcttt is a genomic window containing:
- the LOC114367600 gene encoding uncharacterized protein LOC114367600; this translates as MERGKNKRAREDDEVEIGSSFENYNNNIAKKRNVYGISFKKEKNNEVEEKDCFKAWDYSHLTMGVFDFPWLKDGVISKSYECLDFEDNFLSSLERQDTFFKASSGIDFSEEYGLCEIPEASMAHIQEAKLVEDMWKPFESNGLELEPEGGDCIWSFLLNKPL